In marine bacterium B5-7, the DNA window ATAATCCAGTCGATGGTTTCGCCAACAATAAAGGCCACCAAACTTGCAATGGCCACTTCTTTTGATGCAAACAAATAACTGATTGCTGCACCAATACACATGGCGAGCAATACCCAATGTTGAATTTCGCGTTGTGCGAAATCGCGAACCACATAAATCATCCCGACAATAATATCTGCAGGCGACACCTCACTGCCGTAAAGATGAATCATGGGTAAATGCGTAAAGAGATCGTTAATGAGGACAATCATCAATATATAGGCGCAGGTGGCAGGTAAGGGAAAGCGCTTGATGGGGAAACCGGAATTTTTTTTGGTCGGCATGTTGTTATGTCCAGTGAACTTGAGGGATTCTAACAAATTTTAGGTGTGTATCGCTAGCATCGTAGGCCTCAGACATGATAAGATAGCCGCCAATTTCATCATTAGGGAAGAATAATTGTGAAGAAATCTACCACCTCTGTCGACTCATGGTTCTCGTGGGTTGTTTGTCTTTCTGCTGCTTTATTTTTCTTTTACGAATTTATCCAAATGAATATGTTCAATGCAATTACGCCAGAGTTGTTGCAAACCTTTCATGTGGATGCGGCGCAGCTCGGTAATTTATCGGCATTCTATTTTTATGGCGATGTGATTTTCTTAATTCCTGCGGGCATGATACTCGATCGCATTTCTACGCGCACGGTTATTTTGCTTGCCATGATCTTTTGTGTCAGCGGCACAGTGATTTTTGCGAATGCACATGAGTTTTGGGTCGCGGGTCTCGGTCGTTTAATGACTGGGGTCGGTAATGCATTTTCTTTCTTAAGTTGTATTCGTTTAGCGTCGCGTTGGTTTACACCGAAGCATATGGCGCTAGTGGTTGGCGTGATTGTGACTATCGCAATGGCTGGTGGTGCGGCGGCACAAACCCCTCTAACAATTCTTACGCAGCACGTCGGTTGGCGGCATGCGATGCTATATAACGCGGCCTTTGGTGCAGCGATTATTGTGTTGGTATTAGCGATTGTGCAAGATCATCCGAGTGAGCTGGCCGCACAGCTGAAGCAGGATCAAGAAGAGTTGCACCAGATTACGTTGATGCAAACCTTGCGCTTATCCTTGGGTAATTTGCAAAACTGGTGCGCAGGGATGTACGCGAGTTTGCTTAATCTTTCTATCTTTATTATGGGCGCCTTGTTTGGCGCGTTGTATTTGCGCCAAGTTGATCATTTGGCAAGAACGGATGCCTCCAACATTACCGCGATGGTTTTCGTGGGTACGATTATCGGTGCGCCAGTTTGGGGTTATCTCTCCGACAAAATATCTTTGCGAAAAAAACCCATGATCATCGGTGCGCTGCTATCGATTGTGACGGTGTTCGCGATTGTTTATGGTGGGCACTTATCTTACCGTGCCTTATGGAGTTTATTCTTCTTACTGGGTTTATTTACCAGTTCGCAAATTTTGGCTTATCCATTAATCTCTGAAAGTAACCCTAGTATGATTACCAGCACGGCATTAGGACTTTCTTCGGTGCTGATTATGGCGGGTGGTGCGATCTTCCAACCCTTGTTTGGTTGGATGTTAGATTATCATTGGTCACATCTTTATCGACATCATATGCCGATTTATTCTCCGGAAAACTTCCACTTTGCACTGGTTATTTTGCCGGTTGCCTTTGTGGTTGCGCTATTGGCAGGTTTCCTTTTGAAAGAAACCCGTTGTGAACCTTACAAATCATGAGTCGCGTATTCCTCTTAGTTTTAGACTCTTTCGGTGTAGGGGCTGCGGATGATGCGGCTGCCTACGGTGATACGGGGTCGGATACCTTAGGCCATATTGCCGACGCCTGCATTGCGGAACGCGGCAAACCATTACACGTACCTAATTTATGCCAACTTGGCTTACAGGGCGCTGCGACAGCTGCGCGCGGTAAGCCCGTTGCAGGCCTTGATAATACGGTGGTGATTGGTGCCTATGGTTATGCGCAAGAACTCAGTGTCGGCAAGGATACGCCCAGTGGTCATTGGGAAATGGCCGGCTTGCCAGTTACCTTTGATTGGGGCATGTTTTCACCAGAATATCCAAGCTTTCCTGATGCATTAATTCAAGCATTTTGCGAGCAAGCGAAAGTACCTGGCATTATCGGTAATCGTCACGCATCTGGCACACAAATTATTGAAGAGCTCGGAGAAGAGCACGTAAAAACAGGCAAACCGATTTGCTATACATCGGGTGACAGTGTTTTTCAAATTGCAGCGCATGAAGAATCTTTTGGATTAGATCGTTTATATGAGTGCTGTGAAATTGCACGTAAGCTCGTTGATGACTATCAAATTGGCCGCGTGATTGCGCGACCGTTTACGGGAGAGATAGGTGCGTTTAAACGCACACCCAATCGTCGTGATTATGCGACACCACCCCATGGAAAAACGCTGCTAGACGTTCTGGTTGCTGAAGACCGCGAAGTGATTGCCGTTGGAAAGATTGCAGACATTTTTGCGCATCGTGGCATTAGTCGCCACATTAAAGCAGAAGATAACGATGCTTTATTTACAGCAACACTAGATGCTATTCACTCTGCGCCGGATGGTAGTTTAGTGTTTAGTAATTTTGTGGACTTTGATTCGAAGTTTGGTCATCGACGCGATCCTTTGGGTTACGCTGCGGCCTTGGAAGCCTTTGATCAGCGTTTACCAGAATTATTGAAAGTGATGAAAGCGGATGACTTGTTGGTGCTAAGTGCCGATCATGGCTGTGATCCGACTTGGCCTGGCAGCGACCATACACGAGAATATATTCCTGTTCTTATGTATCAGCCAGATATGCTGTCGCGTTTTATCGGTAAGCGAGACTCTTTTGCAGACATTGGCCAAACGGTTGCAAAACATTTAAATGTTTCTGCACTGCAACATGGTAAACCTATTCTGTGAATAAACTTTTAATTGCCACGCACAATACCGGCAAGTTGCACGAGTTTAAATTATTGTTTTCTGAGCAAGCGATTGAGATTGTATCGGCTGCAGAGCTTAAATTACCCGACGTCGAAGAAACCGGTCAAACCTTCATAGAAAATGCGCTTTTAAAAGCACGTGCTGCGTGTGCACACAGTGGCCTGCCATCAGTAGGGGATGACTCTGGCTTAGTGGTTCCTTCGCTAAATGGTGAGCCGGGTTTGTATTCTGCGCGTTATGCAGGCGAGCATCATGACTCTACGGCAAATATTGCCAAACTACTTGATAAGATGAAAGACATGCAAGGTGATGCGCGCAAGGCCGTCATTATTTGCGTGATGGCTTTCTTACGACATGCGGATGATCCCATGCCGATCATTGCTCAGGGTGTTTATGAAACGGCGATCATGGAAGAGCCCAGCGGCGAGGGTGGTTTTGGCTATGATCCTGTGTTGTGGAGCCAAGAACATCAATGCGCGCTGGCAGAAATCTCAAAAGAAGAAAAGAATGCGATCAGCCATCGCGGGCGGGCTATGCGATCGCTGATATCGCAGTTCTCCCCGTTGTCATCCCGCACTTGATGCAGGGATCTCCTGCCACTTCAGCTCAACCAACTAATGCAGTTAGTTATACGTCATTTATTAAGTTGCATTTCAAGGAAATATCAAAGAGAATGAAGAGGTGACTCCCGGTGAGCACAGTTGAACCGAACACTAACAGATGAGGTGAACACTTTGTGAGTGTGGTGTGCATGCTTGGTTCGCCAAGAAGCCTAAAGCATTCCATCGTTCGCCGTCCTGCACGAAATCGCAGGTTCAACGTTGCCGCTGGGTGTCACACTAACTTCTTAAGCATACCCATATGACAACGACCGACACAATCACTGATCTTTACCAGCAACTTCGCCAGGCCTTATACGATGGTCAGATTGGCGAGGCTGATGTGCTTTTAAAAAATTGCCAGCACTTGGCGCCCGATGCAGCAGATACCTGGCATTATGCGGGCTTACTGGCTGTTTGCCAACAAGATTTAGAGGCTGCACAACGCTTATTTCTGATTGCATTGGAAAAAGATGACACGCAACCAGCCTATCATAATCATTTTGCGAACACCTGTCGTGCACGTCAAGAAATTGACAAAGCGATTGATCATTATGAGCGTGCCATTGCACTAGATGCGAAATTTTCAGAGCCACATAACAATCTTGCTAACATCTATTATCGTCAGGGTGAGATGGATAAAGCATTGCAATATTATCAGCAAGCAATTGAAATCGATCCCCATTATCAAGAT includes these proteins:
- a CDS encoding non-canonical purine NTP pyrophosphatase — its product is MNKLLIATHNTGKLHEFKLLFSEQAIEIVSAAELKLPDVEETGQTFIENALLKARAACAHSGLPSVGDDSGLVVPSLNGEPGLYSARYAGEHHDSTANIAKLLDKMKDMQGDARKAVIICVMAFLRHADDPMPIIAQGVYETAIMEEPSGEGGFGYDPVLWSQEHQCALAEISKEEKNAISHRGRAMRSLISQFSPLSSRT
- a CDS encoding MFS transporter; amino-acid sequence: MNMFNAITPELLQTFHVDAAQLGNLSAFYFYGDVIFLIPAGMILDRISTRTVILLAMIFCVSGTVIFANAHEFWVAGLGRLMTGVGNAFSFLSCIRLASRWFTPKHMALVVGVIVTIAMAGGAAAQTPLTILTQHVGWRHAMLYNAAFGAAIIVLVLAIVQDHPSELAAQLKQDQEELHQITLMQTLRLSLGNLQNWCAGMYASLLNLSIFIMGALFGALYLRQVDHLARTDASNITAMVFVGTIIGAPVWGYLSDKISLRKKPMIIGALLSIVTVFAIVYGGHLSYRALWSLFFLLGLFTSSQILAYPLISESNPSMITSTALGLSSVLIMAGGAIFQPLFGWMLDYHWSHLYRHHMPIYSPENFHFALVILPVAFVVALLAGFLLKETRCEPYKS
- the deoB gene encoding phosphopentomutase codes for the protein MSRVFLLVLDSFGVGAADDAAAYGDTGSDTLGHIADACIAERGKPLHVPNLCQLGLQGAATAARGKPVAGLDNTVVIGAYGYAQELSVGKDTPSGHWEMAGLPVTFDWGMFSPEYPSFPDALIQAFCEQAKVPGIIGNRHASGTQIIEELGEEHVKTGKPICYTSGDSVFQIAAHEESFGLDRLYECCEIARKLVDDYQIGRVIARPFTGEIGAFKRTPNRRDYATPPHGKTLLDVLVAEDREVIAVGKIADIFAHRGISRHIKAEDNDALFTATLDAIHSAPDGSLVFSNFVDFDSKFGHRRDPLGYAAALEAFDQRLPELLKVMKADDLLVLSADHGCDPTWPGSDHTREYIPVLMYQPDMLSRFIGKRDSFADIGQTVAKHLNVSALQHGKPIL